One genomic window of Lagenorhynchus albirostris chromosome 17, mLagAlb1.1, whole genome shotgun sequence includes the following:
- the LOC132507942 gene encoding inositol monophosphatase 1-like, whose product MADPWQECMDYAVTLARQAGEMAREALKNEMNIMIKSSPVDLVTATDQKVEKMLISSIKEKYPSHSFIGEESVAAGEKSILTDSPTWIIDPIDGTTNFVHGFPFVAVSIGFVVNKKMEFGIVYSCMEDKMYTGRKGKGAFCNGQKLQVSRQEGWFIL is encoded by the exons ATGGCTGATCCTTGGCAGGAATGCATGGATTATGCAGTAACCCTAGCCAGACAAGCTGGAGAG ATGGCTCGTGAAGCCCTAAAAAACGAAATGAATATTATGATCAAAAGTTCTCCAGTTGATTTGGTAACTGCTACTGaccaaaaagttgaaaaaatgcTTATCTCTTCCATAAAGGAAAAGTATCCATCTCACAG tttcattggtgAGGAATCTGTGGCAGCtggggaaaaaagtattttaactgACAGCCCTACGTGGATCATTGACCCTATTGATGGAACAACTAACTTTGTACATgg atttccttttGTAGCTGTTTCAATTGGCTTTGTTGTTAATAAAAAG ATGGAATTTGGAATTGTATACAGTTGCATGGAGGATAAGATGTATACTGGCCGGAAAGGAAAAGGTGCCTTTTGTAATGGTCAAAAACTACAGGTTTCACGCCAAGAAGGTTGGTTTATCCTCTAA
- the SLC10A5 gene encoding sodium/bile acid cotransporter 5, whose amino-acid sequence MIRKPFMVLLLSSVTLGEARTSFLSFLNIEKTEILFFTKTEETVVVRSSYRGQQPNSSYLFVQLEDPKMLQVVNVTKTLSDVTNFTINLVTDEDGETNLTVQLWDSEGRQERLIEEIKNVKVRVLKQRQDSLFQTSNLIDRNILMLFLPMILLNKCAFGCKIELQVFHTIWKRPLPIILGAVIQFFLMPFCGFLLTQILALPEAQAFGFVMTCTCPGGGGGYLFALLLEGDVTLAILMTCTSTLLAVIMMPANSYIYSRMLGLSGTLHIPVSKIMSTLLFVLIPVSVGIIIKRRLPEKANFLERIIRPLSFILMFVGIYLTFRMGLMFLKTVNLEVLLLGVLVPALGLSFGYFFAKMSMLPLPVCKTVAIEGGVLNSFLALAIIQLSFSRSNADLASVAPFTVAMCSGCEILLILLFYKAKKRCILIIEEKRKKNPPV is encoded by the coding sequence atgattagaaaaccTTTCATGGTCCTGCTTTTGTCGTCTGTGACTCTTGGGGAGGCAAGGACATCGTTTCTCAGTTTTCTGAACATAGAAAAGACTGAAATACTATTTTTCACAAAGACTGAAGAAACTGTCGTTGTAAGGTCAAGTTACAGAGGTCAACAGCCAAACTCCAGCTACCTCTTTGTGCAACTAGAAGATCCTAAAATGCTCCAAGTGGTGAATGTGACTAAGACCTTATCAGATGTTACCAACTTTACCATAAACCTGGTGACAGATGAAGACGGGGAGACAAATCTGACCGTTCAATTGTGGGATTCTGAAGGTAGGCAAGAAAGACtcattgaagaaataaagaatgtcaAAGTCAGAGTGCTCAAACAAAGACAAGACAGTCTTTTCCAGACATCAAACCTTATTGATAGAAATATCCTTATGCTTTTTCTGCCAATGATACTGTTAAATAAATGTGCGTTTGGTTGTAAGATTGAATTACAGGTGTTTCATACAATATGGAAGAGACCTTTGCCAATAATTCTTGGGGCAGTTATACAGTTTTTTCTTATGCCATTTTGCGGATTCCTTTTGACGCAGATTTTGGCATTGCCTGAAGCACAGGCTTTTGGATTTGTAATGACCTGTACCTGcccaggagggggtgggggctaTCTGTTCGCTCTGCTTCTAGAAGGAGATGTCACTTTGGCCATTTTGATGACTTGCACATCAACATTATTGGCCGTGATAATGATGCCTGCCAATTCGTACATATACAGTAGGATGTTAGGGTTATCAGGTACTTTGCATATTCCTGTTTCTAAAATTATGTCAACACTCCTTTTCGTACTTATACCTGTATCAGTGGGAATAATCATCAAGCGTAGACTACCTGAAAAAGCAAACTTCCTGGAGAGGATCATTAGGCctctgagttttattttaatgtttgtagGGATTTATTTGACTTTCAGAATGGGATTAATGTTTCTAAAAACAGTGAACCTAGAGGTGCTTCTATTGGGTGTCTTAGTTCCTGCTTTGGGTTTGTCGTTTGGGTACTTTTTTGCTAAAATGTCTATGCTGCCTCTTCCTGTTTGTAAAACTGTTGCTATCGAAGGAGGGGTACTGAATAGTTTCTTAGCCCTTGCTATTATTCAGCTTTCTTTTTCACGGTCCAATGCAGACTTGGCTTCTGTGGCTCCTTTCACAGTGGCCATGTGTTCTGGATGTGAAATTTTACTGATCCTTCTGTTCTACAAGGCTAAGAAAAGATGTATCCTTAtcatagaagagaaaagaaagaaaaatcccccGGTCTAA